In Xylanibacter ruminicola 23, a single genomic region encodes these proteins:
- a CDS encoding peptidylprolyl isomerase, with the protein MSIIKKVMTLALLALPLVATAQKKDSIGTVIDEVVWVVGDEAILRSDVEALRMQSAMEGVKWSGNPDCTIPEQIAVQKLFKHQAQIDSIEVTDADVAQEVEQQISYWLEMVDGSRERLEEYKHQNLTQIRADLREEMKDRQMVQKMKQKLVEDIAVTPAEVRRYFSALPQDSLPFVPTEVEVQIVQLTPKIEQEELNRVKDELRNYTERVNKGETRFQTLAQLYSEDPGSARRGGELGLMGRGTLDPAFAAVAFNLTDPKKVSKIVESEFGFHIIQLIEKRGDKVNVRHILRKPVVSQESVDRALGRLDSIAADLRAEKFSFEDAASLISDDKDTRNAKGLLSTDQMRTGKTSSKFRMQDLPAEIAKAVDTLKVGEISNAFQMINQRGKTVCVIAKLKSRTEGHKASVTEDFQIMKDVVLNKRREDRIHQWVVDKIKSTYTRLNDDYKDCNFEYEGWIK; encoded by the coding sequence ATGAGTATTATAAAGAAAGTAATGACACTGGCGCTTCTGGCCTTGCCTTTGGTAGCTACTGCCCAGAAGAAGGATTCTATTGGTACCGTCATCGACGAAGTGGTATGGGTGGTTGGCGATGAAGCCATCCTCCGTTCGGATGTTGAAGCCCTGCGCATGCAGTCGGCTATGGAAGGTGTAAAATGGAGTGGAAACCCCGACTGCACTATTCCAGAGCAGATTGCAGTTCAGAAACTGTTCAAGCACCAGGCTCAGATTGATAGTATTGAGGTGACCGATGCCGATGTGGCACAGGAGGTAGAGCAGCAGATTAGCTACTGGCTCGAGATGGTTGATGGTTCACGTGAGCGCCTCGAGGAGTACAAGCACCAGAACCTGACACAGATTCGTGCCGACCTGCGCGAGGAAATGAAAGATCGTCAGATGGTACAGAAAATGAAGCAGAAGCTTGTTGAGGATATTGCCGTTACACCTGCTGAGGTTCGTCGCTATTTCAGTGCCCTGCCACAGGATAGTCTGCCTTTTGTTCCTACCGAGGTTGAAGTACAGATTGTACAGCTTACCCCAAAGATTGAACAGGAGGAACTGAACCGTGTAAAGGATGAACTGCGTAACTATACAGAGCGTGTAAATAAGGGTGAAACCCGATTCCAGACTTTGGCACAGTTGTATTCTGAGGACCCAGGTTCTGCTCGTCGTGGTGGTGAGCTCGGTCTGATGGGACGTGGTACCCTTGATCCTGCCTTTGCTGCTGTTGCTTTCAATCTTACCGATCCTAAAAAGGTGTCGAAGATTGTTGAGTCGGAGTTCGGTTTCCATATCATCCAGCTGATTGAGAAGCGTGGTGACAAGGTGAATGTACGTCATATCCTGCGTAAGCCTGTGGTATCGCAGGAGTCTGTTGACCGTGCTTTGGGTCGTCTGGATTCTATTGCGGCCGATTTGCGTGCCGAGAAATTCAGCTTTGAGGATGCTGCCTCACTGATTTCTGACGATAAGGATACCCGTAACGCCAAGGGACTGTTGAGTACCGATCAGATGCGTACTGGTAAGACCTCATCTAAGTTCCGTATGCAGGACCTGCCTGCTGAGATTGCCAAGGCTGTTGATACACTGAAGGTGGGTGAGATCTCTAATGCCTTCCAGATGATTAACCAGCGTGGTAAGACCGTATGTGTGATTGCTAAGCTGAAGAGTCGTACCGAAGGTCATAAGGCCTCTGTAACCGAGGACTTCCAGATTATGAAGGACGTGGTGCTGAATAAGCGTCGTGAGGACCGTATCCATCAGTGGGTAGTAGATAAGATTAAGAGTACTTATACCCGACTGAACGACGATTATAAGGATTGCAATTTCGAATATGAAGGTTGGATTAAGTAG
- a CDS encoding OstA-like protein — protein sequence MKVGLSRAALFLSIVLMVGFVSAFAQQKQQRRRPAARKTAKAKDTRVYLVHADVLHYDQLKNPDATILNGKVHFTHQGARLYCDSAYFYEASNSFEAFGHVKMYQGDTLSLLSDYAYYDGNEQMARARYNVVLKHKKTTLYTDSLDYDRLYDNAYFFEGGKMIDGKTTLTSDWGEYNTKSKMSVFNYDVKMKSPKFFLTTDTLYYDTRLSMAHIVGPSNITSGESHIYSEQGYYDTKNDRARLMNRSVLSNQGKMMVGDSVYYDSKQGFSQAFRNVVYVDSVNKNKLTGNYGEYYENTGFALCTDSAVAIDYSQGDSLFMHADTFKVVTYNIETDSVYRKIFAFHHVRAFRNDVQAVCDSLIYNSLDSCMTLYHDPIVWNNNQQLVGDRIEVFMKDSLIDHAHVIDNCFSIQQLRSDTTLYNQVSSKEMFAYFIDGAIHEAQAKGNVLIGYYFEEGDSVAIIYNYQETSELRMFLKDRKLQKVWTPKSSGTMYPLNQIPNDRKHLPGFAWYNYVRPMNRYDIFNWREKKSVEN from the coding sequence ATGAAGGTTGGATTAAGTAGAGCTGCTCTATTCCTGTCAATCGTTCTGATGGTTGGCTTCGTTTCTGCATTTGCCCAGCAAAAGCAGCAGCGTCGTCGTCCGGCTGCACGTAAAACGGCTAAGGCTAAGGATACACGTGTGTATCTGGTGCATGCCGATGTGCTGCATTACGACCAGCTGAAGAATCCCGATGCCACCATTCTGAATGGTAAGGTACATTTTACACATCAGGGTGCCCGATTGTATTGCGATAGTGCCTATTTCTATGAGGCTAGCAATTCGTTCGAGGCGTTCGGACATGTGAAGATGTACCAGGGCGATACGCTCTCGCTGTTGAGCGATTATGCTTATTACGATGGTAACGAGCAGATGGCTCGTGCCCGTTATAATGTGGTGCTGAAGCATAAGAAGACCACTCTTTATACCGATAGCCTTGATTACGACCGTTTGTATGATAATGCCTACTTCTTTGAGGGTGGAAAGATGATTGACGGTAAGACTACGCTTACCTCCGACTGGGGAGAATATAACACCAAGAGCAAAATGTCGGTATTCAATTACGATGTGAAGATGAAGAGTCCCAAGTTCTTCCTCACTACCGATACTCTTTATTACGACACCCGTTTGTCGATGGCTCATATTGTTGGTCCGTCGAATATCACCTCGGGAGAGAGCCATATCTATTCCGAGCAAGGCTATTATGATACCAAGAACGACCGTGCCCGCCTGATGAACCGCTCGGTTCTCTCTAATCAGGGAAAGATGATGGTGGGAGATAGTGTGTACTACGACAGCAAACAGGGCTTTAGCCAGGCCTTCCGCAACGTTGTGTATGTGGATTCTGTAAACAAGAATAAACTTACAGGTAACTATGGCGAGTACTACGAGAATACCGGTTTTGCGCTGTGTACGGATAGTGCCGTAGCCATCGACTACTCGCAGGGCGACTCGTTGTTTATGCATGCCGATACATTTAAGGTGGTAACCTATAATATTGAAACCGATTCGGTGTATCGCAAAATCTTTGCTTTCCATCATGTGCGTGCATTCCGAAACGATGTGCAGGCTGTTTGCGACTCACTTATCTATAACTCGCTCGATTCGTGTATGACGCTCTATCACGATCCTATCGTGTGGAACAATAACCAGCAGTTGGTGGGCGACCGTATCGAGGTGTTTATGAAAGATTCGCTGATCGATCATGCCCATGTTATCGACAACTGTTTCTCGATACAACAACTTCGTAGCGATACTACGCTTTATAATCAGGTGTCGTCGAAGGAGATGTTTGCCTACTTTATTGATGGTGCCATCCACGAAGCCCAAGCTAAGGGTAATGTGCTGATAGGTTATTATTTTGAGGAGGGCGACAGCGTGGCGATTATCTATAATTACCAGGAAACATCCGAACTTCGTATGTTCCTGAAGGACCGTAAACTGCAAAAGGTATGGACACCCAAGAGCAGTGGTACGATGTATCCGCTAAACCAGATCCCTAATGATCGTAAGCATCTGCCAGGCTTTGCGTGGTATAACTACGTGCGCCCAATGAATCGCTACGACATTTTCAATTGGCGCGAAAAGAAAAGCGTTGAAAACTAA
- the mutL gene encoding DNA mismatch repair endonuclease MutL: MDLIHLLPDSVANQIAAGEVIQRPASVIKELVENSVDAGAKTIHVIVVDAGRTSIQVIDDGKGMSETDARLAFERHATSKISQADDLFALHTMGFRGEALASIAAVAQVELQTRRQEDEIGTKVSIAGSKVTRQEPVSCPVGSNFKVDNLFFNVPARRKFLKTNATELNNILTAFERIVLVYPDIHFTLHNNGVEMLNLRAGSVRQRIADVFGKQYNQDLVPVEVHTAMCTVSGFVGKPEAARKKTGCDYFFVNGRFMKHPYFHKAVMKAYDRLVPEGMAVPYFLYIEVEPGEIDVNIHPTKTEIKFENEQAIWQILSAAVRDGIGKYCEVPSIDFDTQGQPDIPLFDSNSNTFQDSFAAPKVNYNPDYNPFKQSGGSSSSSVPNQWESLYQGVEQGSFREEPVQQPSFFDDENVVAPQSATEILSEKSPAHYQYKGKYLMTAVKSGLMIIDQHRASIRVLYDRYLNQHDGHVISTQKMLFPETITFSPSEGVTMQQLLPELTAYGFDLSDLGGNTYAVNGIPAGLEGINPQNLLHDMLSSTSAADSIEAIHTALALRLAQSAAIPYGQILTNDEIESIINDLFSCSNVNYTPDGKAILCILPQGDIEHLLG; encoded by the coding sequence ATGGATTTAATACATCTTCTTCCCGATAGTGTTGCTAACCAGATTGCCGCTGGTGAGGTAATACAGCGTCCGGCTTCTGTTATCAAGGAGCTGGTTGAGAATTCTGTTGATGCAGGTGCCAAGACCATCCATGTGATTGTGGTGGATGCTGGTCGTACCTCTATTCAGGTTATCGACGATGGTAAGGGCATGAGTGAGACCGATGCACGATTGGCGTTCGAGCGCCATGCTACATCGAAGATCTCGCAGGCCGACGATCTGTTTGCCCTGCACACCATGGGATTCCGTGGCGAGGCTTTGGCTTCGATTGCTGCCGTGGCACAGGTTGAACTGCAAACACGTCGACAGGAAGATGAGATAGGAACCAAGGTTTCAATTGCTGGGTCGAAGGTAACTCGACAGGAACCGGTATCTTGTCCGGTGGGATCTAACTTTAAGGTTGATAACCTGTTCTTCAATGTACCTGCCCGTCGCAAGTTCCTGAAGACGAATGCTACCGAGCTGAATAATATCTTGACAGCTTTCGAGCGTATCGTGCTCGTTTATCCCGATATTCATTTTACCTTGCACAATAATGGGGTAGAGATGCTGAACCTGCGTGCAGGCTCTGTACGTCAGCGCATTGCAGATGTGTTTGGAAAACAGTATAATCAGGATTTAGTACCTGTTGAGGTGCATACAGCCATGTGTACGGTTTCTGGTTTTGTGGGTAAACCTGAGGCTGCCCGCAAAAAAACTGGGTGCGACTATTTCTTCGTCAATGGTCGCTTTATGAAGCACCCTTACTTTCACAAGGCTGTGATGAAAGCTTACGACCGTTTGGTGCCCGAAGGTATGGCTGTACCTTATTTCTTGTATATAGAAGTAGAGCCAGGCGAGATAGATGTGAACATACATCCTACCAAGACCGAAATTAAGTTTGAGAATGAACAGGCCATCTGGCAGATTCTGTCGGCAGCTGTTCGTGATGGTATTGGCAAGTACTGCGAAGTGCCTTCGATTGATTTCGATACTCAGGGACAACCAGACATTCCCTTGTTTGATAGTAACAGCAACACTTTCCAAGATAGTTTTGCTGCGCCCAAGGTTAACTATAACCCAGATTATAATCCGTTTAAGCAGAGTGGTGGAAGTAGTTCCAGCAGTGTGCCTAATCAGTGGGAGAGTTTGTATCAGGGTGTGGAACAGGGCTCGTTCCGTGAGGAACCTGTACAGCAACCATCGTTCTTTGACGATGAAAACGTTGTGGCGCCACAGTCGGCTACCGAGATTCTCTCTGAGAAGTCGCCTGCTCACTACCAGTATAAGGGCAAGTACCTGATGACGGCAGTAAAATCCGGTCTGATGATTATCGACCAGCATCGTGCCAGCATCCGTGTGCTTTACGATCGTTACCTGAATCAGCACGACGGTCATGTTATCAGCACCCAGAAAATGCTGTTCCCTGAAACGATTACATTCTCGCCGTCCGAGGGTGTTACCATGCAGCAGCTGTTGCCCGAACTTACCGCTTATGGTTTCGACCTGAGCGATTTAGGTGGTAATACCTATGCTGTGAATGGTATTCCTGCTGGACTCGAAGGTATTAATCCGCAGAACCTGCTGCACGACATGCTGTCATCAACGAGTGCAGCCGATTCGATAGAGGCTATTCATACTGCTTTGGCACTCCGCCTAGCCCAGAGTGCTGCCATTCCTTATGGTCAGATACTGACTAACGACGAAATTGAGAGCATCATTAACGATCTTTTCTCGTGCTCGAACGTCAATTATACACCCGATGGAAAAGCTATACTTTGCATACTTCCACAGGGCGATATTGAGCATTTATTGGGTTAA
- a CDS encoding MATE family efflux transporter: MKKVKNSELLLSYIREGREMSQREKLWLIVSLSIPSILAQISATIMFFIDASMVGHLGAKASASIGLVETTGWLLGGLASAANMGFSVQVAHFIGANDFEAARRVLRQALVCCMVWALLISITSVAISPFLPYWMGGTAEIARDASLYFGIFGACGIFFQMEGLAGSMLKCSGNMKIPSMLNIGMCVMDVVFNYLFIYILGLGVMGAAIGTGMAMLVTASLMLYFLLVRSKMLSLVGRPGSFKPKADTIGTAFRIGAPMGLQHLLMGSAQMVSTLIVAPLGTIAIAAHSLAITVESLCYMPGFGIAEAATTLVGQGIGAGQKQLTRSFAHMSVGLGMMVMTLMGVLMWTFAPQLMAIMSPVDEVIALGAQVLRIEAWAEPMFAAAIVVNGIFVGAGDTIIPAIMSLGSMWAVRLSLAATLAPKWGLMGVWTAMAIELTFRGIIFLVRLFKGSWADKLKLKQA, translated from the coding sequence ATGAAGAAGGTTAAGAATAGCGAACTACTGCTTTCATACATCCGTGAAGGACGTGAGATGAGCCAAAGAGAAAAACTTTGGTTGATTGTTAGTTTGAGTATTCCTTCGATCCTGGCACAGATATCAGCTACCATCATGTTTTTTATCGATGCCTCGATGGTGGGCCATTTGGGTGCCAAGGCATCGGCTTCAATCGGTCTGGTGGAAACTACCGGTTGGCTGTTGGGTGGTTTGGCTTCGGCAGCTAACATGGGCTTTTCGGTGCAGGTGGCGCATTTTATTGGTGCCAACGACTTTGAGGCGGCCCGTCGTGTCTTGCGCCAGGCTTTAGTGTGCTGTATGGTTTGGGCACTATTGATATCCATTACATCGGTAGCTATCAGTCCATTCCTGCCTTATTGGATGGGAGGAACGGCTGAGATTGCCCGCGATGCCTCATTGTATTTCGGTATTTTCGGAGCTTGTGGTATCTTTTTTCAGATGGAGGGATTGGCAGGTTCTATGCTCAAGTGCTCGGGTAACATGAAGATTCCCTCGATGTTGAATATCGGCATGTGCGTGATGGATGTGGTGTTTAACTACCTGTTTATTTATATTTTAGGTTTGGGTGTGATGGGTGCTGCCATTGGTACAGGTATGGCCATGCTGGTTACAGCTAGTCTGATGCTGTATTTCCTATTGGTACGCTCAAAAATGCTCTCATTGGTAGGACGCCCAGGTTCATTCAAGCCAAAAGCTGATACCATTGGTACTGCTTTCAGAATTGGTGCCCCCATGGGTTTGCAGCATCTGCTAATGGGATCGGCTCAGATGGTGAGCACGCTGATTGTGGCACCATTGGGTACGATTGCTATTGCTGCCCATTCGTTGGCTATTACGGTAGAGAGTTTATGCTATATGCCTGGTTTCGGTATTGCCGAGGCTGCCACTACATTGGTGGGACAGGGTATAGGTGCAGGGCAGAAACAGCTTACCCGCTCGTTTGCCCATATGTCGGTTGGTTTAGGCATGATGGTAATGACACTGATGGGTGTGCTGATGTGGACTTTTGCACCACAGTTGATGGCTATCATGTCGCCTGTTGATGAAGTGATAGCTCTGGGTGCTCAGGTTCTGCGTATCGAAGCATGGGCAGAGCCGATGTTTGCTGCTGCCATTGTAGTTAACGGTATTTTCGTGGGTGCAGGCGATACCATCATCCCGGCCATCATGAGTTTGGGTTCTATGTGGGCTGTTCGTTTGTCGTTGGCTGCCACACTGGCTCCCAAATGGGGTTTAATGGGTGTATGGACTGCTATGGCCATCGAACTTACCTTCCGTGGTATTATCTTCCTTGTGCGCTTGTTCAAAGGAAGTTGGGCTGATAAGTTGAAACTCAAGCAAGCTTAA
- the aat gene encoding leucyl/phenylalanyl-tRNA--protein transferase gives MAVYQLDNDLWFPDPHLGEEDGLVAVGGDLSVDRLLLAYSNGFFPWFAYRHQQEPLWYCPLQRFVIFPNEVHISHSMQQVIRKGELQITINQDFEGVIRGCATAQNRNNDEGAWLGPEMIEAYTEMHRQGFAASVEVWQGETLVGGLYGINLGTAFFGESMFSLVPNASKLALIHLAQTFDKLGGKLIDCQFETPHLKRMGGRFIPYETYIRLLKS, from the coding sequence ATGGCAGTTTATCAATTGGATAACGATCTGTGGTTTCCCGATCCACACCTTGGCGAAGAGGATGGATTAGTGGCTGTGGGCGGCGATCTATCTGTTGACAGACTTCTGCTAGCCTACAGCAATGGTTTCTTCCCCTGGTTTGCCTACCGACACCAGCAGGAGCCGCTATGGTACTGTCCGCTGCAGCGCTTCGTTATATTTCCTAACGAAGTACATATAAGCCACTCCATGCAACAAGTTATCAGGAAGGGCGAACTACAGATAACCATCAATCAAGACTTTGAAGGGGTGATACGTGGCTGCGCCACCGCCCAAAACCGCAACAACGACGAAGGCGCCTGGTTAGGTCCTGAAATGATTGAGGCCTATACCGAGATGCACCGACAGGGATTTGCTGCCAGTGTTGAAGTGTGGCAGGGCGAGACACTAGTGGGAGGTCTGTACGGCATAAACCTAGGTACAGCCTTTTTCGGCGAGAGTATGTTCTCATTAGTACCCAACGCCTCAAAGTTAGCCCTGATACATCTGGCACAAACCTTCGATAAACTGGGCGGCAAACTGATTGACTGCCAGTTTGAAACACCACATTTAAAGCGCATGGGAGGCCGTTTTATACCCTACGAAACCTATATCAGACTCCTAAAATCGTGA
- the clpA gene encoding ATP-dependent Clp protease ATP-binding subunit ClpA yields MAEIKQTKRAARMLSDTMKCCKEYRHEFIMPEHLLLVMMDDNEFYNTLDSYYSANLFQERIENKLDEVETVPEDIDYEPEASTQMGQLIEFACAQIINSSATALDVPHLVMGLLNLPESWACYLLKDALGDNESNFMSDLISAYELADQLGTGDQQKGQEAWRRLVTCMNTLYQQHNPLIGCEQELQRTIQVLCRRDKNNPLHVGEPGVGKTALVWGLARMIEEDQNLPERLKGSKIYQLDLGTLLAGTQYRGDFENRIKQIMEGIQEESDKNIVYIDEIHTLVGAGATGEGAMDASNMLKPYLEAGGIRFIGSTTYEEYNRHFARSKGLVRRFQQIDIPEPTPEETKHIVRQLRSQYESFHHVTYDEAALDFAVDASYKYVNDRFLPDKAIDLIDEAGAAAELKDGAQPANVNKVDIADVLAKTCKVDTMAMNSDDDNAQLETLAPRLLQKIYGQDEAIRQVVEAVQMSKAGLLDDNKPLASLLFVGPTGVGKTEVARVLAKELGIALLRFDMSEYTEKHTVAKLIGSPAGYIGYEDGGLLTDAIRKTPNCVLLLDEIEKAHQDIYNILLQVMDYARLTDNKGRKADFRNVILIMTSNAGAQYAAQANIGFTGNTSRGEAMLKQVKKTFKPEFINRLSGTVVFNDMDHEMATLILKKKLSELQDKLTAKQVEMTLSDEAFKLLLDEGYTHEYGAREMDRVIAQRLKPLLMREILFGSLKQGGHIIISTRDGSLSIG; encoded by the coding sequence ATGGCAGAGATAAAGCAAACCAAACGCGCCGCCAGGATGCTCAGCGATACTATGAAGTGCTGCAAAGAGTACCGACATGAGTTTATCATGCCCGAGCACCTGCTGTTGGTAATGATGGACGACAATGAGTTTTACAACACACTCGACAGCTACTATTCAGCCAACCTGTTTCAGGAGCGAATAGAAAACAAGTTAGACGAAGTAGAGACCGTACCCGAAGACATAGATTACGAACCCGAAGCATCGACACAAATGGGACAACTGATAGAGTTTGCCTGCGCGCAAATCATCAATAGCAGTGCAACAGCACTCGATGTTCCTCACTTGGTGATGGGGTTACTTAATCTACCAGAATCTTGGGCCTGTTACCTACTGAAAGATGCGTTAGGCGATAATGAAAGCAACTTTATGAGCGACCTGATTAGCGCCTACGAGTTAGCCGACCAACTGGGCACAGGCGACCAGCAAAAGGGCCAGGAAGCCTGGCGCCGACTGGTTACCTGTATGAACACACTGTACCAACAGCACAACCCACTGATTGGTTGCGAGCAGGAGTTGCAGCGTACTATACAAGTACTTTGTCGACGTGACAAAAACAACCCGCTGCACGTGGGCGAACCCGGTGTAGGCAAAACAGCCCTAGTTTGGGGACTTGCACGCATGATTGAGGAGGACCAGAACCTACCTGAACGCCTGAAAGGCAGCAAGATATACCAGCTTGACCTGGGCACACTGTTGGCAGGCACTCAGTATCGCGGCGACTTTGAGAACCGCATTAAGCAAATAATGGAGGGCATACAAGAGGAAAGCGACAAAAACATCGTTTACATCGACGAGATACATACGCTGGTAGGCGCAGGTGCCACCGGCGAGGGCGCCATGGATGCTTCGAACATGCTGAAACCTTACTTAGAAGCTGGCGGCATCCGTTTTATCGGATCGACAACCTACGAAGAGTACAACCGTCACTTTGCCCGTTCAAAAGGTCTGGTGCGCCGTTTCCAGCAAATCGACATTCCCGAGCCAACACCCGAAGAAACCAAGCACATCGTGCGCCAGTTACGCTCGCAATACGAGAGTTTCCATCACGTCACATACGACGAGGCGGCACTCGACTTTGCCGTTGATGCCAGCTATAAATACGTAAACGACCGTTTTCTACCCGATAAAGCCATCGACTTGATAGACGAAGCAGGAGCTGCAGCAGAGCTTAAAGATGGCGCACAACCTGCAAACGTCAACAAAGTCGATATTGCCGATGTACTGGCAAAAACCTGCAAGGTAGACACTATGGCTATGAACAGCGATGACGATAACGCTCAACTGGAAACACTGGCCCCACGTCTGCTCCAGAAGATATACGGACAGGACGAGGCTATCCGTCAGGTAGTAGAAGCTGTACAGATGTCGAAAGCCGGACTGCTTGATGACAATAAGCCGCTGGCATCACTATTGTTTGTTGGTCCCACAGGTGTGGGCAAAACAGAGGTGGCACGCGTGCTGGCCAAAGAGCTTGGCATAGCGTTGCTACGTTTCGATATGAGTGAATATACCGAGAAGCACACCGTTGCCAAGCTGATAGGCTCGCCTGCAGGCTATATAGGCTACGAGGATGGCGGACTACTTACCGATGCCATCCGCAAAACACCTAACTGCGTGTTACTACTCGACGAGATAGAAAAAGCGCATCAGGACATCTATAATATCCTGCTGCAGGTAATGGACTATGCACGCTTGACCGACAACAAAGGGCGCAAGGCCGACTTCCGCAACGTGATACTGATTATGACCTCGAACGCAGGTGCCCAATATGCTGCACAAGCCAACATAGGCTTTACAGGTAACACATCGCGCGGCGAGGCCATGTTGAAACAGGTAAAGAAAACATTCAAGCCCGAATTCATCAACCGCCTGTCGGGCACGGTAGTGTTCAACGATATGGATCACGAGATGGCCACACTCATCCTAAAGAAGAAGTTAAGCGAGTTGCAGGACAAACTGACCGCGAAACAAGTAGAGATGACACTGAGCGACGAGGCCTTTAAGCTGCTGCTTGACGAGGGCTACACCCACGAATACGGTGCCCGCGAGATGGACCGCGTGATAGCCCAGCGACTGAAACCGCTACTCATGCGCGAGATACTGTTCGGCAGTCTGAAACAAGGTGGACATATTATAATAAGTACACGCGATGGCAGTTTATCAATTGGATAA
- a CDS encoding ATP-dependent Clp protease adaptor ClpS: protein MAKEQSATKERQHTNLREPRRYKVTIYNDDFTTMEFVVKILTQVFFKSETEAEALMLQVHHSDKAVVGIYSYDVATSKVRKATNMAREEGFPLRLTVEPEE from the coding sequence ATGGCAAAAGAACAATCGGCAACAAAAGAGCGGCAGCACACCAACCTGCGCGAGCCGCGACGATACAAAGTAACAATATACAACGACGATTTTACCACGATGGAATTTGTGGTGAAGATACTTACACAAGTGTTTTTTAAAAGTGAGACAGAGGCCGAGGCACTCATGCTGCAGGTACACCATAGCGACAAAGCAGTGGTGGGTATCTATAGCTATGACGTTGCCACATCGAAGGTGCGTAAAGCCACCAACATGGCCCGTGAAGAGGGATTTCCCCTCCGTTTAACTGTTGAACCAGAGGAATAA
- the rsfS gene encoding ribosome silencing factor, whose translation MIQLVETIKDAIQEKKGCDIVVADLTKIEGTICQYFIICTGNSPTQVEAIAESVGDMVREQLSEKPAHVVGLENAQWVAMDYTDVLVHIFLPDVREYYDLEHLWEDAPLTRIPDLD comes from the coding sequence ATGATACAACTTGTAGAAACAATTAAAGACGCGATTCAGGAGAAGAAGGGCTGCGATATTGTAGTGGCCGACCTGACTAAAATAGAAGGAACCATCTGTCAGTATTTCATTATCTGCACTGGCAACTCGCCCACGCAGGTCGAGGCTATTGCTGAGTCGGTGGGGGATATGGTGCGCGAACAGTTAAGCGAGAAACCTGCACACGTAGTAGGACTTGAAAACGCTCAGTGGGTGGCTATGGATTATACTGACGTATTGGTACACATTTTCTTGCCCGATGTGCGCGAGTATTACGATTTGGAACATCTGTGGGAAGATGCACCTCTGACTCGTATTCCAGATTTAGACTAA